From Pseudobythopirellula maris:
GACACAGCTAGCGGTCGGTTCCCGGGTGGAGCGCGACGCCACCGGCTCGGTGGTCATCAGCTGCGGCGGCCAAGCCAACCACGCCGAGCTGTGCGACTTTCTTGCCAGGGTTCACCAAGGCCCGCGGATCGCCACGGTCGGCTCGCTGACGGTCTCTGCGAACGACAATCCACGCCGTCATTCCTTCGAAATCCAATTCAACCTGCATTACCGGATCAAACCACGCGATACAGAGAGTACGGAGGATCTCCTATGAGCGCTTTGAAGCCCAAGGGGGTCGGCCTCACCCGCGGACGGCTAGCACTGATTTCGGTGCTGTCGAGCGTATTGATGTACGTGCTCAAGCCGCTGGTGATGCCCGAAAAACCGACCGCAAGCGCGAGGCCCGCGCCGCGGGCGACCGCCTCCTCACCGAACAACACCGAAACGACCGACACAGCCGACCCGATGACCGATTGGCCCCCTCGCCGTTGGCCCGACACGCCGCTCGACAAGGCGGCGGCGCACGACCCCTTCCACAGCCCCCACGTGGCGGCTGCGTTGGGCGCCACGCGCGTAGGAGCATTGGCCGGAGGCGGACAGGGCGACCCGGCCGAGGAGTTGCAAGGGGCCGATTCGACCGTGCTGCTGATCTCGGGCGGCGAGAGTGTCGCCCGAATCGGCGACGAGGAATACCGCGTGGGAGACCTTTTCGCGGGACGCGAGATCACGGCGATCACGCCCCGCGGGCTGGTTTTCGAACCGCAAGACTGAGGACTAATCCGCTTGGCCAATCCCACCCGATCGAGCACGCCGACGCCCCCCCGAGGGCGCCGTGTCACACGCCGCTTAAGCGTGCGGATCGGGACGCTGTGCGCGCTGGTGGCGATCGCGGCGAGCATTCTCGGCGGGCCGGCGTTCGGCCAATCGACCCTTCAGCTCAGCCCCCCGGGCCAACCCGCGCTGGACCTACCCGGGGCCAGCCCCCAGAGCCCGAGTCCCCAGAGCCCGAGCCCCACGGCCATCAACGTGGTCCAGCGGCTGCTCGAGCTCGGCGGCGTTGGCGCTCCTGACCAGCTGCCCGCGCCGGGCCCCACCGGGCCGAACTCGGCCAACGCCCGCACGCCCTCGGACCAGAGCGAAGCGGTCCCCACCACGCCGCCGAACAACGATGTGAAGCTCAGCGAGCAAGACGGCATGATCTCGCTCGTGATGCGCAACGGCTCGCTCCGTCACGCCGTGGCCCTGGTGGCCGAGACGCAGGGGCTCAACCTCGTGTTCGCGGGATCCTCGGACACGGCCGTGACCGCCTCGTTCGATCGCACGCCGTGGCGTGACGTGCTCGACACGCTGATCACCACTTCGGGCCACGCCTGGATGAGCCGCGGCGATATCCTGATCGTCACCTCGATGGAAGACGCCGCCCAGATCGCCCCCCACGCCGAGGGCCGGCAGGTGATCGTCTACGAGCTCGACTACATCCGCGCGACCGACGTGGAGACCGCTGTCAGCGGGTTGCTCTCGCCGGCCGGCAGCTCGTGGATCACCCAAAGCATGCCGGACGACAACCGCGCGAGCCGCGAATCGATCGCCGTGGTCGACTACGCCGGCAATCACCAGCGGATCGCCGAGTACTTGTCGCAGGCCGATGTGCCGCCGCGCCAAGTGATGCTCGAGGTGCAAATCCTCGAGGTCGAACTCTCGGAAGACGACAAGCACGGCGTGAACTTCCAGAACATGGCGAGCTGGGCGTCGGCCAACGTGACGGCGGGGACCACCGGCCTGATGACCGAGTCCGCCTCGTCGGCCAGCCCGATCAATTCCACCTCGAACCCGACGTTCTTCGTTGATATCAACGGCGCCGGCCTGGACGCGATCATCACGGCGATCAAGCAGACGGCCGACACCAAAACGCTCGCCTCGCCGAGGCTGCACGCCCTGAGCGGTCAGGAAGAGCGGATCCACATCGGCCAGCGGCTCGGCTACAACCTGACCGGCCAAGCGATCAACGGCACGACCCAGCCGAACACCGAGTTCTTGGAGGTCGGCGTCACGCTCACCGTCACCCCTCGCATCACGCAGGACGGCCAGGTCATGATGCGAGTGAAGCCCGAGGTCTCGACCGGCGCGATCAACCTGCTGACCAACGCCCCCGACGAGGACACGACGGAAGTCGAAACCGACCTGCTCGTCAGTGACGGCCAGGGGGTCCTCATCGGCGGTCTGATCCAAGAAACCGACGAGAACCGCCAGTCGAAGGTGCCGTGGCTGGGCGACATGCCCTACGTCGGCGGCCTGTTCCAGCGACGCGAGACCGTGCTCCGGCGCCGCGAGATCATCGTCTCGCTCGTGCCGCACATCTTGCCGATGCCGGCTCACATCCAGCAACGCTACGACTTCGACGTGATGCGATCGCGCGAGCCGCTCACGCAGGGCGCCATCTGCAAGTACCCGCGGCCGTACGAGCCGAGCATGCCGGACCGAGCGCGCCACTGGCGCCGCGACGGCGAGATCAAGCTCGCCAGCCGGCAAGAGCTCACACGCTTGCCGCCGGTCGCGTGCAGCGAGTCGTACGAGCCGCCCGTTTTCGACGAGCCACAGCGGCTGCCCGAGATGGCCCCCCCCGCCTCGTTCTCTCCCTCGCTCGAGACGCCGGCGATGTTCCAGCCGAGCAACGAGCGAGCGACGCTCCCCAGCGTCCGTTAGGACACGTCGACCCAGAGCGAAGGATCGCCCGCCACACCGCAAGCGAGCCCACGCGATGGTCAATCGAATCGAGGTCCCCGACGATTTGCTCTACCTGGTCGAGAAGCGCAGCGGCGAAGAACGCCGCCGCGAAAAGGAGGCCGATCCGCCGGCCGAAGCCCCCCCCGAGGACGAAGCCCCCGCGCCGCCAAGCGGCCAGGAGCGTCGGTTCAGAACGCGGCGATCGGAGTGACGCCGGGCGCCCACGCGGCGCCCCAACCACCGGCGCCCCAACCGGAAGCGTGGAAACGCGAGTCGCCCGCTCGCCGGGCGGGCCTGGGGCCGGTGGTTTCCCAGCGGCCGTAGCGGTCGCCTGTCTCTTGCTCCAGCAGGTCGCGAAGCGGGCCGATCGATCGGAGCGGCGCGGCCGAACTCGCGGCGAAGCTCCCCTCGCCCCACAGTCCGAGGTCGACGCTCAGCAGCCCGACGCTCGGCAGCGAGGCGTCGCGGTCGTGCGAACCACGCCGCCACGGCAGCCGGAACCACGCCACGCCGCCCCCGTCGCAGGGCGACCAGTCGGCCGCGGCGAAATTGAGCGACCAGCTCTCCACATCACGCCACCGCCAGCGTTGCTCGCCCAGACGGCGCACGCGGGCGCGGAGCGAAGCCCGCAACGAGCCACGCTCAGCAACGGGCAGACCACGCGAGCCACGCAGCGCCACGCCCACCTCGTAGCCGTCCGGTTCGACATCGCGATCGAGGTTCACGAGGCGCACGGCAACGATCTCGGCTCCGACCGGCCGGTCGCTCGCGCGGTAGTAAGTTTTGTGCGATCGGGCGGCCGCAGCGGGGGGCGAGTCGCCGGCGGGTAACTCGTAAACCGACTTCGGTCCCTCGGTCGCGTGGGCGGCGGCGTCGCCGCGGACCCCGTCGAGGTCGACCGCCTGGCCGTCGCGGCTGAGCCGCGTGACCTCGTCCCAGCTGTACGAGGTGGCGATCACGATCCCCTCGCTCTCACGTCGCAGCCAGAGCCGCGCGGCGTCGGTGCGGTCGTCGAGCTCGCCCCGGGCCACGAGGCCCGAGTCGGTGGTGAGCGACCATTCCTCGGCAGAAGCCGCGAACGGAGCCGAAAGGGCGATCAGCAGGGCGGTGGCGGCGAAGCGGGTGGCGTTCTTTTGCTGGCGGATGTTCATCCCTCCAGCATGATCAGAGCGCGGCGCCTCGCAAAAAAATCGCCGGTCAGCCGCCGCCTACGAGACGCCCCGGGTGGGGTGACGCGGGTTATGCGGATCGCAAGCCGTCACTCGCCGGGGGCTACTCGGCGGCTTTGATGCGCAGGTTCCGCCAGCGGACCGTTTTGCCCACCAGTTCCGGGTTGCCGCCGATCGAGTGGACCTGCAGCGCGATGAAGCCCGAGGCGGTCATGCCGTCGGTGAGGTCGGCCGCGGGAACGCCGTTGATCCAGGTGCGGAGGTGGTCGCCCTCGGCCTCAATGCGGTAGTGGTTCCAGCCGGTCGGGTCGAACGCCGCACGGGCCTCGGCGTGCTCGTCGCCCTCGAGCTTGGCGAGCCAGCCGCGGCGGGCCTCGTCGTAGATGCCCGCCGACCAGGCGCGCTCCGACGGGTCGATCTCGACCTGGTAGCCGTGGACCCGGCCGGCCGGGATGCGCATCGACTTTTCCTCACCGTCGTTGCCGGCGACCGTGACCGTCTGCGGCTCGTCGAAGCACTCGCTGCGGATCTGCACGCCGGAGTTGAGAGGCGGCTCAACCTTGACGTCAAACTCCAACACGAAGTCGTCGTACTGGCGGTCGGAGCAGAGAAAGGTGTTGGGGGTGTGCGGCTTGCTAACGCCAACGATCGCGTCGCCCTCGACGTGGTAGCTCGCCTCTCCGCCGCGCCTGGTCCAGCCCTCGAACGTCCCCCCCTCGCCCTCCTCGTGCGGGGTGTAGTCGCCCACCGAGATCAGCGGCGCGAAGCCGTCGTTGTCTTGCGCAAGACAGGCGGTGGTCGCAGAGAGAAGAAGGCCGAAGGCGGCGCAGAGAATCGCGGCGGTGCGGGGCATGGCTAGTGGGGGCCTGAAGGGGGACAAGAATGCGGGATCAGCTTCGAACCCCCATCTTACCCCAAGCAGCCACGGATTTCCGTAGGCTGCCTCGCACATCCGTCGCCAACTCTCACAGCTTCCAGAGCAGGAGCACCGAGTAATTGAGATTGTGCGGGTGGACACCGTCCGGCTCGCTGTCGTACCGGTCGGTAGCCGAGATCTTGAGGCTCACGTTCGACGGCACGGTGAGCTCGATCTCCATGCCGATGTCGGAGATCACACGGTACGCCCCGAAGTCCTCGAGCTCGGGAAAGTAGTCGACCTTGGCGTAGAACTTTTCCGTCTCGGTCAACTTCTGGTTGTAATCGAAACCGAAGTTCGCTTCCGGGACCCACGCGTTGTCGAGGCCGCCCACCTCGCGCGAGGCGCCGGCGCCGATGCGCGTGGATAGTTCGACCCAGTCTTCGTCGAGCAACTGGTAGCCGAGACCGGTGTTCAGGTTGAAGTTCAGGTCGAACGTTTGGAACTCATCGTAGAACGTTTGCGACATCGCGAAGATGCTCCACGGCGACGCGTCGGAGAACATCCAGTCGTAACGCATGTCCAGCAACGCGTTGCTCTGCGTCTCGACGCCGTTCGACGTGGTTTTGTTGTAGTAGAGGCTCGAGTTGAGCTTGTAGTCGTCGCCCTTGCGTTTGACGTAGCCGCCCGTGCGGATGCTGAGCGATTCGCTCGTGCCGCTCGAGCCGTTCAGGCCGATCTCGTAGCCGGAGTCCCAGGGCGTTGGCCCGAACCAATAGGTCGGCGAGTACCACTGGACCTCTTGGGCCGGCTCGGCGATGGCGGTCGATTCGGGCGTCTCGTCGGCCGGTTCGGCCGCTTCAGAAACTACGGGCGTTTCCACCACGCTGACGGTCACGCTCGCTTCGGCCGGCGCCTCGGGATCGCTGGGCCCGGCTACCGGGACGAGCTCGACCGGGGGGGCCGTGGGGATCGTTTCCGACGCCCACGGCGCAGCGGGAGGGGCGAACAACGTGGGTGCGGCGGCCGGTGGAGCAGGCGGTGGAGTGGCTTGCCCCATCGCCACGTAGGCGGCCGCGCCGCTCGCCGTATCCGTGTAAGGGGTCGCGCGGTAGCCGGTCTCGGGGTACGCGCTGGCAGGCGGCTGGTCTGCTAGCTGCGGCTGATAAGCAACCGGTGTGACCGCCTGCTCCGCTGGCAATTCTGCAAGCAACTGCGCGTAGGGATTCTGGGCGTTCGCGGCGCTCGGCCACGACACCGCCAACACGAGCAGCGTGACGGCGATGGAGTTATTGCGTGTTGGGTGTTGAGACTGCATCGCTCGGTGGATTGGGGCCATCGTGCCAGCGACGCCGGCGCAAGCACTCCCAGGGGAGCGCAGCCGGGCGCGGCGGGCTAAGTACCAAATCACCAGCGGCACGACAAGACGGATGCGAGACCGAGCGATTTGCAGCCATCGCACGCCCGGAGCCGGCGGCCTACGAGATCGGCAGCACGCCGTCGCCCTTGGCGATCACCACGATGCCGTTCTCCGTGACCGTGAAGCCACGGGCTCGGTCGGCGTCGTGGTCGTAGCCGATCTCCACGCCTTCGGGGATCTCGACGTCTTTGTCGATGATCGCGCGGCGGATCTTCGAGCGGCGGCCGATGTTCACGCGCGAGAACAAGATCGACTCCTCGACCGAGGCGTAGCTGTTCACCCGGGCGCCGTGGCCGATGACGCACTTGACGGCCTTGCCGCCCGAGAGGATGGCGCCGCTCGAGACGATGCTGTCGACCGCCTCACCGCGACGCGGGCCCGCCTCGCCCTGGTCGTTGTCGAACACGAACTTGGCGGGCGGCAGGTTCGGCTGGAAGGAACGGACCGGCCAGTGGTCGTCGTAGAGGTTCAGCTGCGGTTCGACGTTGGTGAGCTCGAGGTTCGCCTCGTAGTAGGCGTCGATCGTGCCGACGTCGCGCCAGTAGGCGTCGCTCTTGCCGTTCTCGTCCTTGAACGGGAACGCCATCACTTTGCGGTCGGCGATGTTCGCCGGGATGATGTTCTTGCCGAAGTCGTGCGCCGAATCGGGCAGCGCGGCGTCCTTGCAGAGCTCGTCGAACAAGAAGTGGGAGTTGAAGACGTAGATGCCCATCGACGCGAGGCAGTGGTCGGGGTCGCCGGGCGCCGGCTCGGGGTTGGCCGGCTTCTCCTGGAACCCGACGATGCGGTTCGACTTGTCGACCTGCATCACGCCGAACTGGGTGGCCTCCTCCTTCGTGACGCGCAGGGCGCCGATCGTCAGGTCGGCCCCGCTCGCCTCGTGCGCGGCGACCATCTTCTCGTAGTCCATCTTGTAGATGTGATCGCCGGCGAGGATCACCACGTGCTTGGGACGCTCTTTCTCGAGCGTGTAGATGTTCTGGTAAACGGCGTCGGCGGTGCCCTGGTACCACTTCTCGTCGATCCGCTGCTGCGGCGGCACGACGTCGACAAACTCGCCCAGCTCGCGGCAGAAGTAGCCTCGCCAGCCGAGCGTGATGTGCCGGTCGAGGCTCATCGCTTTGTACTGCGTGAGCAGCAGCACACGCCGGATGCCGCTGTTCAGGCAGTTGGACAGCGTGAAATCGATAATCCGGTAGCCGCCGCCAAACGGCACGGCCGGCTTGGCCCGGTCACGGGTGAGCGGCTCGAGTCTCGAGCCTTTACCACCGGCGAGCACCACAGCAAGAACGTCCTTCATGGCCGTCGCATCCCCTCAGATCCGTCGAAAAGGCGCCCCCCCATAGGTGTTAATACTCAGGGAAGAGCGTGCAAGAAAAAGAGCCTCTTGGCAGGCGATGGGTTCGATTCTATCGGTTCTCGCCGCCGACGGACAGACGGCTCGCGCCGCGCCGTTTCGGCGCAATCGGTTGGCGGGGCGTTGGTTGCGCCACGGCCAGCCGCGCCGAGGCGTTCGGCCTCCCCAGGCCTTGTGGCTACGCCCCCTAGCCGAGCGGCGCAGGGGTCACGATTTATTCGCATGATCCTCACACGATCCTCACGTTCGCTGTTGATACTCGCTCGCGTTGAAACAACACCAAGCGGACAGGGGATCGGCGCCGGCACAACCCATGTCGCTTTCAACCTGCCATTCGGCGCCGATCCCTTTTCGCACAATTCGACCGTCGACCGCAGCTCACGAAAGCGTTCCGCACTCCGGGAGGATCCGAAGCACCGTGCAAGCAACCGACAACCAAATCGACCTCGACGACTCCAGGGTCGTTGAGGAAGCGTACAACGCGGGCGAGTCTCGCCGCATTGACTATCTCCCTTCCCCCGGCGAAATCGCCCACGCCTGCGCGTCGATCCGTTCGGGATGGACCGGCAGCGAGCGCCGCCGGCGGTTCATCGGCAAGGACCTGCCGGACGACCCGAACGCGGCCTGGGCGCCGCCCGTGGTCGACACCTCGTATTTCCGCTTGGCCAGCGCACGTCGCTACGAAACGGCGAGCTGAGCCCCGCGGGGCCGACTCGCCGAGAGCAGCTCGGCCAGCGATTGGAGCGCCGCAACAGGCTCTCCGCCCGACGGCGCCGCGATCGCCTCGGGGGGGTGCTCCCACAACCGCAGCGTCGCCTTGCAGCGCGCGGTGCGGTCGTCGGGCGCGACCCGCACGAGCCCCGGCGGCGGCGGCTGCTCGGCCGCGCTGATTAGGGCGTTCGATCCGGGGCTCGCCACGACGGGAGTCCCGGCAGCGAGCGACTCGAGCACGGGCGTGGGCTGCGCCCGGCGCCGGGCGCACCACAGCATGTCGCAAGCGCTGAGCAGGGCGGGCCAGTCGTCGCGCGGACCGACGAACACTATTTCGTCGGCCACGCGCAGCTGATGGGCGAAACGCCGCAACGCGCCGAGCTGCGGCCCGGCGCCAACGACCAGCAGCCGCACCTCGCTGGTGAGCCGCAGCAGGTCGATCGCCCACAGCAGCTCCTTGAGCCGCTTGCCCGGTTTCAACGGTCCGACCGCGGCGATCCATTTCGTCTCGGCGGGCGCGCCCAACTCTTCGGCGAACGCGTTGCGTCGTGTTCGCTTCTGCTCGACCGTGGCGCCCGGCGCCGCCACGGTGTCGGCGTGCAGAACGACCCGCGACGGCTCGGAAGAGAGCTCCCGCCAGGCGGCGACGACAGCCTCCTCGGGCGTCACGACGGCGTCGGCCGCCCCGGCTATCCGCGCGGCTGTGCGGGCTCGACGCCACGAGGCTCGGCCGGGGCCGCCGCGTGCGCAATGGACAACCCGACGCACTCCCGCCCCGCGTGCGGCTCGCAGGCCGTAGCGTCCGGCGTCGAGGTCCCAGGTAACCACCGCGTCGGGCCGCCCGCAGCGCGTTGACAGGAGCAACCGGGTGTAGGCGATCGGGTCCGACCCGAACCGCTGGCCAGCCAGCTCCACGGCGACGCCACGGCTAGCAAGCCGATCGGCGACCGGTCCCAACCCACGCAGCGCCACGACACGCGACTCCCAACCGGCCGCGGCGAGCGCTTCCGTTTGCCGTTCGAGTTGGGTCGTCGCGCCGCTGTACGCCAATCGCGTAACGACGTGGAGCACTTTGGGCATCGGCGTGGCGCCTCCCTGCGGACACCCCCTCCCCCGTAGAGGAGGGATGAGGTTAAGCCGCCTTCGCTTTGACGGGCGCCTCGACGTGGCTGAAGTTGGGCTCGCGGCCCTCGTACGCACGGTACAGGTCGAGGATCGCCTTCTTGAGCGTCTCGGCCGACGCCGGCTCGGCCGACTGCTTGGTCTTCATCGCCGCCACGATCACCGCGTGCGCCGCCTTGAGCTTCTTGCCGTACTCCGGGTCGTCCGCCTTGATCCGCTGCGCCATGAAGTACTGGGCGATGATCTCTTGGACGTTGCTCGCGTGGTCCTCTTTGGTCGAGACCCAGCGGGCCAGCTGGTTGTGGCCGTTCGCGTCGTGCGTGCCGGAGAGCTCGCCGATTTGGGCGATCGCCTTGGTGATCGTCTCGGTGTCTTCGAGCATTTCCTGGAAACGCCGCTCGTCGCCGTAGATGCCGCAAGGCACCTGGCAGTGGGCCGTGGCTTGGCGGGCGGCCGCGGACATCGAGGAGGCCGCCAACACGAAGAGAGCGATACGCATCGCGTTTTGGGTGGTCATCTTGCTGCCGTTACTGGTTAGGAGGTAGTCGGATTGAACGACGCCGGGACAAGCGGACGTCACGCGCGACATCTGACGAATGTAGACGAGCCGCCTCTGAGCGGCAAACTGGGCAGGGGCCGCCAACCGGCGCCCCCTAGGAGGCGTAATCCCCCGCCCCAGAAGGGGGTGGGAGTGCGACCGTCCGCGAGATTCGGTCGATTGCCGTAAAGTTGCCTGAAAACGCATTGAATCCGCCCGTTCCCGGGGCGAACAATAACGCAGTCGCACCACGTAGGAACAACGTCCGTGGACGATTCGGCCCTCAACTTGCTTATCACCGGGCGAAGACGAACGCACCCATCGGATGCGAAGCTGCGTTGCGAAACAGCGACAGGCACACGGAACAAGCGGCGATCGGCGTCGCACCTAGCGGATCTCGCCACGGAAAGAACGCCTTTTAGAGGCGGCGTTCGGCGCGGTCTGCGTTTGAGACTGTCTAGCCATGTTATTGCTCAGCCCCATCACGCCCTTCCTACGGCGTGGCTCGCTTCGCGGCGGTCGCGCCAGTGACCCTCACTCTCCGCCTGCCAGTTTGTGGCGGTTCGCCAAATCGCCTCAGCAAGAGGCCCGGCTGGCCGGTTCGGCTGGCCACGGTATGGCGCTGGGTGGGGTCCGCTCGCCGACAACGTCCGCGCCGACGCTCCTGCCGGGAGACCTGCTGCGTGCCGCGGCGCGGCTCACAACGCTCGGCGTCTATCTGGCGCTGCTCGCCGCCGGGGCGGTGACTTTGGGTGGTTGGCTGCTGTCGGTCCTGGGCGTGGCGGGGGCGGCCGCTTCGATCGGCTGTTTGTTGTTGCTGAGTGGCTATTACGTCTCTTGGATCGACGAGTTGGTTGGCGTGGCGATCTCGACCGTTGGCCTGCTTCTGCTCGCCCCGTCGATCGCCTTGTGGAAACTCGCGCTGCTCGCCCTGCCGCCGATGCTCTTCTTGGCGAGCACGCTGCGGCGCCGCGGCGACTGCAAATAACACGGCCGCGGGGCTTGCCGCATTCACACGCTCTCGCCCGCCAGCGCGCCGGTGGCGAACGCGGCGGTGAAGTTGTAGCCGCCGATCGGGCCGTCGAGATCGAGCACCTCGCCGGCGAAGTGCAGCCCCGGCGCCAGTCGGCTCTCCAAGGTCTTGGGGTTCACCTCGGCGAGCGTCACGCCGCCGGCCGTCACCTCCGCCTTCTTAAAGCCGAGCGAGCCGCTCAGCGCGACCGGCGTCCGTTTGATCGCCTCGATCAGCCGCGATCGCTCCCCCTTGGCGAGCTCCGCCAGGTTGCGGTCGCGCGGCGTGCGGGCGTGGTCCAGCAGCGCCTCGGCGAGCCGCTTCGGCAGCCACTCCGACACGAGCCCCAGCACGCCGCGGCGCCCCTCGGCGGCGGCGTTATCGGCGATCTGATTCGTCAGGTCTTCTTCGCTGCTGGCGGGGAGGAAGTCGCACCGCAGCCGCCAGCCGCCCGCTTGGGGGCGCTCGGTCACGGCGCGGCTCACGTCCATCACGGCTGGCCCCGACAGGCCGAAGTGGGTGAACAGCAGCCCGCCGCGCCGCTCGGCGAGCGGCTTTTTTTGATCGTCGCAAACGACGCTCACGCGAACGTCGTCGAGCGTCACCCCTTTGAGCTCCGCGAGCCATGGCTCGGCCGAGGTGAGCGGCACGAGCGACGGCCGCGGCTGCACGATCGTGTGCCCGAAGTGGCGGGCCCAGGCGTAGCCGTCGCCCACCGTGCCGCACCCCGGGTAAGACTGCCCCCCGACGCAGATGATGAGCTTGTGCGTTCGCAGCTCTCGCCGGGCGGTCCGTACGACGAAGCCGTCGTCGCGGCGGTCGACTTCGAGCGCCGGCTCATCGAGCGCTAGCTCGGCGCCGCTGCGGGCGAGCATCGCGAGCAGCGTGCGCTGGACGTCGAGCGCGCGGTCGCTCACCGGAAAGACCTTGCCCGTGGCCTCGACCTTGGTGGCGAGCCCCTCGCCCTCGAACATCGCGACCAGCTCGTCCGGCCCCAACCGCCCGAGCGCGGGGTAGAGGAACCGCTTGCCGGCGCCAAACGCCTCGGCGATCTCGCGCCGGTCGCAACTCTGCGTGAGGTTGCAGCGTGTGCCGCCCGACATGAGGATCTTGACCCCCGCCTTGCGGTTCTTCTCCAGCAGCAGCGTGCGCCGGCCGCGCAGGGCCGACCGCTCGGCGGCCAGCAGGCCGGCGGCGCCGGCGCCTAGCACGATGGTGTCCCAGGGAGGGTCAGGCATCGGGGTATTCTGTCAGTATATGGTGGGACACGGAGGTGAGATCCAGTAGTATAGATCCATCTCATATGGGTAGTTTTCAAAGTATTAATCGAAGAATGCCGCCATAATGTCCCTTCGTCTGACACCCGCCATCGGCTCCTTGATCTGGTTCCTGTGCGCTGCGGTCGCCATGGCCGAATTCACCGTTAGCGGGGTGATCGATCCGCAAACCGCACCGACTAATCCTTGGTTTTGGGAACTCGATGAGACCTTGTGGGTCGGAGGCCGTGAGGACTTTTACTACTATAGCTACCCCAGCCCAGACCCGAGAGCGAGCGTGGTTGTGGATGGCGGTTCGCTGTTAGCCACCCGTAGCTTGATGATTGGCGCTGCCCCGGGCTGGATCGCCGAGATGACCATAACGGGCCACGGCACTAAGGTGGCGACCGAATGTTGTGGAAGCCGAAATGGCGATGTCGTTGTCGGTGGTGAGGGGAACGGTCGCTTGTTGGTGGATGATGGGGCTTGGTTGCATTTGAGCGACGGAGCCTCGCTGCAGGTTCACGACCGCGCCGAGATCCGCGGCGACACCACTTTGGTTACGCTCGACGGCGAGATCATCCTGTCGGGGCTCGGGACGGAGTTGGTTGTCTCAGACGGCGCCAAGGTTCGCTCGGTTGGCGGCAATTCTTCCAACCTCTCGATGTATGACTACAGCAGACTCACCATCACAGGCCAAAACTCCGTTCTGGAAGTCGATGGCGCTTTCGAGATCGGCTCCGAACACCAGTTACTCGTCGGGGCTGGCATCGCGATCGAAAATGGCGCTGCATTCTACTCTTACAGCAATAGCCCTTCGGTGATCCGGTATGGCTCGGAGCTATCGCTCGACGGCGGAACGGTCTTCAACCAACAAGATCTCACTCTCGCGGGAACGTTAAGCGGACACGGCTTGGTTACGGCTCACAAGAATTTCTTGCTGGAAGTCGGCCAAACAGGCCGCATCGAAGCTGGCGTCGATGAAACACTCGGGCTTGTGAAACGAGTGCATAACGAGGGGGCTGCTTTCGCCAAGGGAGGGGAGATCGCTTTCCACGACGAGTACACCGGCTACGAAGGCTCTGAAATCACTCTGCAGGAAGGCGCCGTCCGCTT
This genomic window contains:
- a CDS encoding type II secretion system protein GspD, whose product is MANPTRSSTPTPPRGRRVTRRLSVRIGTLCALVAIAASILGGPAFGQSTLQLSPPGQPALDLPGASPQSPSPQSPSPTAINVVQRLLELGGVGAPDQLPAPGPTGPNSANARTPSDQSEAVPTTPPNNDVKLSEQDGMISLVMRNGSLRHAVALVAETQGLNLVFAGSSDTAVTASFDRTPWRDVLDTLITTSGHAWMSRGDILIVTSMEDAAQIAPHAEGRQVIVYELDYIRATDVETAVSGLLSPAGSSWITQSMPDDNRASRESIAVVDYAGNHQRIAEYLSQADVPPRQVMLEVQILEVELSEDDKHGVNFQNMASWASANVTAGTTGLMTESASSASPINSTSNPTFFVDINGAGLDAIITAIKQTADTKTLASPRLHALSGQEERIHIGQRLGYNLTGQAINGTTQPNTEFLEVGVTLTVTPRITQDGQVMMRVKPEVSTGAINLLTNAPDEDTTEVETDLLVSDGQGVLIGGLIQETDENRQSKVPWLGDMPYVGGLFQRRETVLRRREIIVSLVPHILPMPAHIQQRYDFDVMRSREPLTQGAICKYPRPYEPSMPDRARHWRRDGEIKLASRQELTRLPPVACSESYEPPVFDEPQRLPEMAPPASFSPSLETPAMFQPSNERATLPSVR
- a CDS encoding 3-keto-disaccharide hydrolase encodes the protein MPRTAAILCAAFGLLLSATTACLAQDNDGFAPLISVGDYTPHEEGEGGTFEGWTRRGGEASYHVEGDAIVGVSKPHTPNTFLCSDRQYDDFVLEFDVKVEPPLNSGVQIRSECFDEPQTVTVAGNDGEEKSMRIPAGRVHGYQVEIDPSERAWSAGIYDEARRGWLAKLEGDEHAEARAAFDPTGWNHYRIEAEGDHLRTWINGVPAADLTDGMTASGFIALQVHSIGGNPELVGKTVRWRNLRIKAAE
- a CDS encoding DUF481 domain-containing protein — translated: MQSQHPTRNNSIAVTLLVLAVSWPSAANAQNPYAQLLAELPAEQAVTPVAYQPQLADQPPASAYPETGYRATPYTDTASGAAAYVAMGQATPPPAPPAAAPTLFAPPAAPWASETIPTAPPVELVPVAGPSDPEAPAEASVTVSVVETPVVSEAAEPADETPESTAIAEPAQEVQWYSPTYWFGPTPWDSGYEIGLNGSSGTSESLSIRTGGYVKRKGDDYKLNSSLYYNKTTSNGVETQSNALLDMRYDWMFSDASPWSIFAMSQTFYDEFQTFDLNFNLNTGLGYQLLDEDWVELSTRIGAGASREVGGLDNAWVPEANFGFDYNQKLTETEKFYAKVDYFPELEDFGAYRVISDIGMEIELTVPSNVSLKISATDRYDSEPDGVHPHNLNYSVLLLWKL
- the glgC gene encoding glucose-1-phosphate adenylyltransferase — translated: MKDVLAVVLAGGKGSRLEPLTRDRAKPAVPFGGGYRIIDFTLSNCLNSGIRRVLLLTQYKAMSLDRHITLGWRGYFCRELGEFVDVVPPQQRIDEKWYQGTADAVYQNIYTLEKERPKHVVILAGDHIYKMDYEKMVAAHEASGADLTIGALRVTKEEATQFGVMQVDKSNRIVGFQEKPANPEPAPGDPDHCLASMGIYVFNSHFLFDELCKDAALPDSAHDFGKNIIPANIADRKVMAFPFKDENGKSDAYWRDVGTIDAYYEANLELTNVEPQLNLYDDHWPVRSFQPNLPPAKFVFDNDQGEAGPRRGEAVDSIVSSGAILSGGKAVKCVIGHGARVNSYASVEESILFSRVNIGRRSKIRRAIIDKDVEIPEGVEIGYDHDADRARGFTVTENGIVVIAKGDGVLPIS
- a CDS encoding glycosyltransferase, whose translation is MPKVLHVVTRLAYSGATTQLERQTEALAAAGWESRVVALRGLGPVADRLASRGVAVELAGQRFGSDPIAYTRLLLSTRCGRPDAVVTWDLDAGRYGLRAARGAGVRRVVHCARGGPGRASWRRARTAARIAGAADAVVTPEEAVVAAWRELSSEPSRVVLHADTVAAPGATVEQKRTRRNAFAEELGAPAETKWIAAVGPLKPGKRLKELLWAIDLLRLTSEVRLLVVGAGPQLGALRRFAHQLRVADEIVFVGPRDDWPALLSACDMLWCARRRAQPTPVLESLAAGTPVVASPGSNALISAAEQPPPPGLVRVAPDDRTARCKATLRLWEHPPEAIAAPSGGEPVAALQSLAELLSASRPRGAQLAVS
- a CDS encoding superoxide dismutase, Ni, producing the protein MTTQNAMRIALFVLAASSMSAAARQATAHCQVPCGIYGDERRFQEMLEDTETITKAIAQIGELSGTHDANGHNQLARWVSTKEDHASNVQEIIAQYFMAQRIKADDPEYGKKLKAAHAVIVAAMKTKQSAEPASAETLKKAILDLYRAYEGREPNFSHVEAPVKAKAA